A genomic region of Dreissena polymorpha isolate Duluth1 unplaced genomic scaffold, UMN_Dpol_1.0 chrUn030, whole genome shotgun sequence contains the following coding sequences:
- the LOC127863718 gene encoding BUD13 homolog isoform X3, with protein sequence MAAPIKADYLKKYLSENAEQKKKKKRPKVPGIPAKIIKSRIVDDDVDFKSLLPENLSNTLDDDVGDNDPTVADVIDERPESVQILEKYRKSGTWKVMGDGEPIFFYSMKVGPNGGLSTKESENNSDSERNSYRRRRYDSESDQSPPRKKRHDSDSDQSPPRKERHESDSDQSPPRKKKHDSDSDQSPPRKKRHDSDSDQSPPRKKKHDSDSDQSPPRKKRLDSDSDTSPHKKKIEQARSSSNTKSKDSSEKTLSGKRAGLSSASEMRREAEDLKRREDEKFRLIDNDRLGKGAATVFRDKKSGKIRDLADERKQKSEADKIKAQEEEKFRQWGKGLKQIEKQSEKLNEALHEADKPLARYRDDEDLDQMLKDMDRAEDPMLAFIKKKKSKSTGPTKAEKTRYKGPAPPPNRFGILPGYRWDGVNRSNGFEKQVYAKQAETRATADAAYKWSVEDM encoded by the exons ATGGCTGCGCCCATTAAGGCTGATTATCTCAAAAAGTATTTATCCGAGAATGCTGAgcagaaaaagaaaaagaaaagacCAAAAGTACCAGGGATTCCAGCTAAAATAATAAA GTCACgaattgttgatgatgatgttgacttTAAGTCCTTACTTCCTGAAAATCTATCCAATACATTGGATGATGATGTAGGCGACAATGATCCAACTGTTGCTGATGTGATTGATGAGCGTCCAGAGAGTGTTCAAATCTTAGAAAAGTATAGGAAATCTGGAACATGGAAAGTAATGGGAGATGGTGagccaattttttttt ATTCAATGAAGGTAGGACCAAATGGTGGTCTGTCAACtaaagaaagtgaaaacaactCAGATTCAGAGCGAAATTCATACAGGAGAAGAAGATATGATTCAGAA TCTGACCAATCACCACCAAGGAAAAAGAGACATGATTCAGATTCTGACCAATCACCACCTAGAAAAGAGAGACATGAATCAGACTCTGACCAATCACCACCTAGAAAAAAGAAACATGATTCAGATTCTGACCAATCACCACCAAGGAAAAAGAGACATGATTCAGATTCTGACCAATCACCACCAAGGAAAAAGAAACATGATTCAGATTCTGACCAATCACCACCTAGAAAAAAGAGACTTGATTCAGATTCTGACACATCACCTCACAAGAAAAAGATTGAACAAGCTAGATCTAGTAGCAACACAAAGTCTAAAGACAGTTCAGAGAAAACATTATCAGGAAAGAGAGCTGGTTTAAGTTCAGCCAGTGAGATGAGAAGAGAGGCTGAAGACTTAAAGAGACGTGAAGATGAAAAATTTAGACTG ATTGACAATGACAGACTTGGAAAGGGGGCCGCTACAGTGTTCCGAGACAAAAAGTCGGGGAAAATCCGTGACCTTGCAGACGAAAGGAAACAGAAGTCTGAAGCAGACAAAATCAAGGCTCAAGAAGAGGAAAAATTTAGACAATGGGGAAAAGG ACTGAAGCAGATTGAGAAGCAATCAGAGAAGTTAAATGAGGCCCTTCATGAAGCTGATAAGCCCTTGGCCCGCTACCGTGACGACGAAGATCTCGACCAAATGCTGAAGGATATGGACAGAGCAGAAGATCCTATGCtggcatttattaaaaaaaagaagtcaAAATCAACCGGACCAACAAAAg CTGAGAAGACTCGCTATAAAGGCCCAGCACCGCCTCCCAACAGGTTTGGCATCCTGCCAGGATATCGATGGGACGGCGTGAACAGGTCTAATGGCTTCGAGAAACAGGTGTACGCCAAACAAGCAGAGACACGGGCCACTGCTGACGCCGCCTACAAGTGGAGCGTAGAGGACATGTGA
- the LOC127863718 gene encoding BUD13 homolog isoform X5, whose translation MAAPIKADYLKKYLSENAEQKKKKKRPKVPGIPAKIIKSRIVDDDVDFKSLLPENLSNTLDDDVGDNDPTVADVIDERPESVQILEKYRKSGTWKVMGDDSMKVGPNGGLSTKESENNSDSERNSYRRRRYDSESDQSPPRKKRHDSDSDQSPPRKERHESDSDQSPPRKKKHDSDSDQSPPRKKRHDSDSDQSPPRKKKHDSDSDQSPPRKKRLDSDSDTSPHKKKIEQARSSSNTKSKDSSEKTLSGKRAGLSSASEMRREAEDLKRREDEKFRLIDNDRLGKGAATVFRDKKSGKIRDLADERKQKSEADKIKAQEEEKFRQWGKGLKQIEKQSEKLNEALHEADKPLARYRDDEDLDQMLKDMDRAEDPMLAFIKKKKSKSTGPTKAEKTRYKGPAPPPNRFGILPGYRWDGVNRSNGFEKQVYAKQAETRATADAAYKWSVEDM comes from the exons ATGGCTGCGCCCATTAAGGCTGATTATCTCAAAAAGTATTTATCCGAGAATGCTGAgcagaaaaagaaaaagaaaagacCAAAAGTACCAGGGATTCCAGCTAAAATAATAAA GTCACgaattgttgatgatgatgttgacttTAAGTCCTTACTTCCTGAAAATCTATCCAATACATTGGATGATGATGTAGGCGACAATGATCCAACTGTTGCTGATGTGATTGATGAGCGTCCAGAGAGTGTTCAAATCTTAGAAAAGTATAGGAAATCTGGAACATGGAAAGTAATGGGAGATG ATTCAATGAAGGTAGGACCAAATGGTGGTCTGTCAACtaaagaaagtgaaaacaactCAGATTCAGAGCGAAATTCATACAGGAGAAGAAGATATGATTCAGAA TCTGACCAATCACCACCAAGGAAAAAGAGACATGATTCAGATTCTGACCAATCACCACCTAGAAAAGAGAGACATGAATCAGACTCTGACCAATCACCACCTAGAAAAAAGAAACATGATTCAGATTCTGACCAATCACCACCAAGGAAAAAGAGACATGATTCAGATTCTGACCAATCACCACCAAGGAAAAAGAAACATGATTCAGATTCTGACCAATCACCACCTAGAAAAAAGAGACTTGATTCAGATTCTGACACATCACCTCACAAGAAAAAGATTGAACAAGCTAGATCTAGTAGCAACACAAAGTCTAAAGACAGTTCAGAGAAAACATTATCAGGAAAGAGAGCTGGTTTAAGTTCAGCCAGTGAGATGAGAAGAGAGGCTGAAGACTTAAAGAGACGTGAAGATGAAAAATTTAGACTG ATTGACAATGACAGACTTGGAAAGGGGGCCGCTACAGTGTTCCGAGACAAAAAGTCGGGGAAAATCCGTGACCTTGCAGACGAAAGGAAACAGAAGTCTGAAGCAGACAAAATCAAGGCTCAAGAAGAGGAAAAATTTAGACAATGGGGAAAAGG ACTGAAGCAGATTGAGAAGCAATCAGAGAAGTTAAATGAGGCCCTTCATGAAGCTGATAAGCCCTTGGCCCGCTACCGTGACGACGAAGATCTCGACCAAATGCTGAAGGATATGGACAGAGCAGAAGATCCTATGCtggcatttattaaaaaaaagaagtcaAAATCAACCGGACCAACAAAAg CTGAGAAGACTCGCTATAAAGGCCCAGCACCGCCTCCCAACAGGTTTGGCATCCTGCCAGGATATCGATGGGACGGCGTGAACAGGTCTAATGGCTTCGAGAAACAGGTGTACGCCAAACAAGCAGAGACACGGGCCACTGCTGACGCCGCCTACAAGTGGAGCGTAGAGGACATGTGA
- the LOC127863718 gene encoding BUD13 homolog isoform X1, translating to MAAPIKADYLKKYLSENAEQKKKKKRPKVPGIPAKIIKSRIVDDDVDFKSLLPENLSNTLDDDVGDNDPTVADVIDERPESVQILEKYRKSGTWKVMGDGEPIFFYSMKVGPNGGLSTKESENNSDSERNSYRRRRYDSESDQSPPGKKRHDSDSDQSPPRKKRHDSDSDQSPPRKERHESDSDQSPPRKKKHDSDSDQSPPRKKRHDSDSDQSPPRKKKHDSDSDQSPPRKKRLDSDSDTSPHKKKIEQARSSSNTKSKDSSEKTLSGKRAGLSSASEMRREAEDLKRREDEKFRLIDNDRLGKGAATVFRDKKSGKIRDLADERKQKSEADKIKAQEEEKFRQWGKGLKQIEKQSEKLNEALHEADKPLARYRDDEDLDQMLKDMDRAEDPMLAFIKKKKSKSTGPTKAEKTRYKGPAPPPNRFGILPGYRWDGVNRSNGFEKQVYAKQAETRATADAAYKWSVEDM from the exons ATGGCTGCGCCCATTAAGGCTGATTATCTCAAAAAGTATTTATCCGAGAATGCTGAgcagaaaaagaaaaagaaaagacCAAAAGTACCAGGGATTCCAGCTAAAATAATAAA GTCACgaattgttgatgatgatgttgacttTAAGTCCTTACTTCCTGAAAATCTATCCAATACATTGGATGATGATGTAGGCGACAATGATCCAACTGTTGCTGATGTGATTGATGAGCGTCCAGAGAGTGTTCAAATCTTAGAAAAGTATAGGAAATCTGGAACATGGAAAGTAATGGGAGATGGTGagccaattttttttt ATTCAATGAAGGTAGGACCAAATGGTGGTCTGTCAACtaaagaaagtgaaaacaactCAGATTCAGAGCGAAATTCATACAGGAGAAGAAGATATGATTCAGAATCTGACCAATCACCACCAGGGAAAAAGAGACATGATTCAGATTCTGACCAATCACCACCAAGGAAAAAGAGACATGATTCAGATTCTGACCAATCACCACCTAGAAAAGAGAGACATGAATCAGACTCTGACCAATCACCACCTAGAAAAAAGAAACATGATTCAGATTCTGACCAATCACCACCAAGGAAAAAGAGACATGATTCAGATTCTGACCAATCACCACCAAGGAAAAAGAAACATGATTCAGATTCTGACCAATCACCACCTAGAAAAAAGAGACTTGATTCAGATTCTGACACATCACCTCACAAGAAAAAGATTGAACAAGCTAGATCTAGTAGCAACACAAAGTCTAAAGACAGTTCAGAGAAAACATTATCAGGAAAGAGAGCTGGTTTAAGTTCAGCCAGTGAGATGAGAAGAGAGGCTGAAGACTTAAAGAGACGTGAAGATGAAAAATTTAGACTG ATTGACAATGACAGACTTGGAAAGGGGGCCGCTACAGTGTTCCGAGACAAAAAGTCGGGGAAAATCCGTGACCTTGCAGACGAAAGGAAACAGAAGTCTGAAGCAGACAAAATCAAGGCTCAAGAAGAGGAAAAATTTAGACAATGGGGAAAAGG ACTGAAGCAGATTGAGAAGCAATCAGAGAAGTTAAATGAGGCCCTTCATGAAGCTGATAAGCCCTTGGCCCGCTACCGTGACGACGAAGATCTCGACCAAATGCTGAAGGATATGGACAGAGCAGAAGATCCTATGCtggcatttattaaaaaaaagaagtcaAAATCAACCGGACCAACAAAAg CTGAGAAGACTCGCTATAAAGGCCCAGCACCGCCTCCCAACAGGTTTGGCATCCTGCCAGGATATCGATGGGACGGCGTGAACAGGTCTAATGGCTTCGAGAAACAGGTGTACGCCAAACAAGCAGAGACACGGGCCACTGCTGACGCCGCCTACAAGTGGAGCGTAGAGGACATGTGA
- the LOC127863718 gene encoding BUD13 homolog isoform X7, whose translation MAAPIKADYLKKYLSENAEQKKKKKRPKVPGIPAKIIKSRIVDDDVDFKSLLPENLSNTLDDDVGDNDPTVADVIDERPESVQILEKYRKSGTWKVMGDGEPIFFYSMKVGPNGGLSTKESENNSDSERNSYRRRRYDSESDQSPPRKKRHDSDSDQSPPRKKKHDSDSDQSPPRKKRHDSDSDQSPPRKKKHDSDSDQSPPRKKRLDSDSDTSPHKKKIEQARSSSNTKSKDSSEKTLSGKRAGLSSASEMRREAEDLKRREDEKFRLIDNDRLGKGAATVFRDKKSGKIRDLADERKQKSEADKIKAQEEEKFRQWGKGLKQIEKQSEKLNEALHEADKPLARYRDDEDLDQMLKDMDRAEDPMLAFIKKKKSKSTGPTKAEKTRYKGPAPPPNRFGILPGYRWDGVNRSNGFEKQVYAKQAETRATADAAYKWSVEDM comes from the exons ATGGCTGCGCCCATTAAGGCTGATTATCTCAAAAAGTATTTATCCGAGAATGCTGAgcagaaaaagaaaaagaaaagacCAAAAGTACCAGGGATTCCAGCTAAAATAATAAA GTCACgaattgttgatgatgatgttgacttTAAGTCCTTACTTCCTGAAAATCTATCCAATACATTGGATGATGATGTAGGCGACAATGATCCAACTGTTGCTGATGTGATTGATGAGCGTCCAGAGAGTGTTCAAATCTTAGAAAAGTATAGGAAATCTGGAACATGGAAAGTAATGGGAGATGGTGagccaattttttttt ATTCAATGAAGGTAGGACCAAATGGTGGTCTGTCAACtaaagaaagtgaaaacaactCAGATTCAGAGCGAAATTCATACAGGAGAAGAAGATATGATTCAGAA TCTGACCAATCACCACCAAGGAAAAAGAGACATGATTCAGATTCTGACCAATCACCAC CTAGAAAAAAGAAACATGATTCAGATTCTGACCAATCACCACCAAGGAAAAAGAGACATGATTCAGATTCTGACCAATCACCACCAAGGAAAAAGAAACATGATTCAGATTCTGACCAATCACCACCTAGAAAAAAGAGACTTGATTCAGATTCTGACACATCACCTCACAAGAAAAAGATTGAACAAGCTAGATCTAGTAGCAACACAAAGTCTAAAGACAGTTCAGAGAAAACATTATCAGGAAAGAGAGCTGGTTTAAGTTCAGCCAGTGAGATGAGAAGAGAGGCTGAAGACTTAAAGAGACGTGAAGATGAAAAATTTAGACTG ATTGACAATGACAGACTTGGAAAGGGGGCCGCTACAGTGTTCCGAGACAAAAAGTCGGGGAAAATCCGTGACCTTGCAGACGAAAGGAAACAGAAGTCTGAAGCAGACAAAATCAAGGCTCAAGAAGAGGAAAAATTTAGACAATGGGGAAAAGG ACTGAAGCAGATTGAGAAGCAATCAGAGAAGTTAAATGAGGCCCTTCATGAAGCTGATAAGCCCTTGGCCCGCTACCGTGACGACGAAGATCTCGACCAAATGCTGAAGGATATGGACAGAGCAGAAGATCCTATGCtggcatttattaaaaaaaagaagtcaAAATCAACCGGACCAACAAAAg CTGAGAAGACTCGCTATAAAGGCCCAGCACCGCCTCCCAACAGGTTTGGCATCCTGCCAGGATATCGATGGGACGGCGTGAACAGGTCTAATGGCTTCGAGAAACAGGTGTACGCCAAACAAGCAGAGACACGGGCCACTGCTGACGCCGCCTACAAGTGGAGCGTAGAGGACATGTGA
- the LOC127863718 gene encoding BUD13 homolog isoform X8: MAAPIKADYLKKYLSENAEQKKKKKRPKVPGIPAKIIKSRIVDDDVDFKSLLPENLSNTLDDDVGDNDPTVADVIDERPESVQILEKYRKSGTWKVMGDGEPIFFYSMKVGPNGGLSTKESENNSDSERNSYRRRRYDSESDQSPPGKKRHDSDSDQSPPRKKRHDSDSDQSPPRKKRLDSDSDTSPHKKKIEQARSSSNTKSKDSSEKTLSGKRAGLSSASEMRREAEDLKRREDEKFRLIDNDRLGKGAATVFRDKKSGKIRDLADERKQKSEADKIKAQEEEKFRQWGKGLKQIEKQSEKLNEALHEADKPLARYRDDEDLDQMLKDMDRAEDPMLAFIKKKKSKSTGPTKAEKTRYKGPAPPPNRFGILPGYRWDGVNRSNGFEKQVYAKQAETRATADAAYKWSVEDM, from the exons ATGGCTGCGCCCATTAAGGCTGATTATCTCAAAAAGTATTTATCCGAGAATGCTGAgcagaaaaagaaaaagaaaagacCAAAAGTACCAGGGATTCCAGCTAAAATAATAAA GTCACgaattgttgatgatgatgttgacttTAAGTCCTTACTTCCTGAAAATCTATCCAATACATTGGATGATGATGTAGGCGACAATGATCCAACTGTTGCTGATGTGATTGATGAGCGTCCAGAGAGTGTTCAAATCTTAGAAAAGTATAGGAAATCTGGAACATGGAAAGTAATGGGAGATGGTGagccaattttttttt ATTCAATGAAGGTAGGACCAAATGGTGGTCTGTCAACtaaagaaagtgaaaacaactCAGATTCAGAGCGAAATTCATACAGGAGAAGAAGATATGATTCAGAATCTGACCAATCACCACCAGGGAAAAAGAGACATGATTCAGATTCTGACCAATCACCACCAAGGAAAAAGAGACATGATTCAGATTCTGACCAATCACCAC CTAGAAAAAAGAGACTTGATTCAGATTCTGACACATCACCTCACAAGAAAAAGATTGAACAAGCTAGATCTAGTAGCAACACAAAGTCTAAAGACAGTTCAGAGAAAACATTATCAGGAAAGAGAGCTGGTTTAAGTTCAGCCAGTGAGATGAGAAGAGAGGCTGAAGACTTAAAGAGACGTGAAGATGAAAAATTTAGACTG ATTGACAATGACAGACTTGGAAAGGGGGCCGCTACAGTGTTCCGAGACAAAAAGTCGGGGAAAATCCGTGACCTTGCAGACGAAAGGAAACAGAAGTCTGAAGCAGACAAAATCAAGGCTCAAGAAGAGGAAAAATTTAGACAATGGGGAAAAGG ACTGAAGCAGATTGAGAAGCAATCAGAGAAGTTAAATGAGGCCCTTCATGAAGCTGATAAGCCCTTGGCCCGCTACCGTGACGACGAAGATCTCGACCAAATGCTGAAGGATATGGACAGAGCAGAAGATCCTATGCtggcatttattaaaaaaaagaagtcaAAATCAACCGGACCAACAAAAg CTGAGAAGACTCGCTATAAAGGCCCAGCACCGCCTCCCAACAGGTTTGGCATCCTGCCAGGATATCGATGGGACGGCGTGAACAGGTCTAATGGCTTCGAGAAACAGGTGTACGCCAAACAAGCAGAGACACGGGCCACTGCTGACGCCGCCTACAAGTGGAGCGTAGAGGACATGTGA
- the LOC127863718 gene encoding BUD13 homolog isoform X2, with protein sequence MAAPIKADYLKKYLSENAEQKKKKKRPKVPGIPAKIIKSRIVDDDVDFKSLLPENLSNTLDDDVGDNDPTVADVIDERPESVQILEKYRKSGTWKVMGDDSMKVGPNGGLSTKESENNSDSERNSYRRRRYDSESDQSPPGKKRHDSDSDQSPPRKKRHDSDSDQSPPRKERHESDSDQSPPRKKKHDSDSDQSPPRKKRHDSDSDQSPPRKKKHDSDSDQSPPRKKRLDSDSDTSPHKKKIEQARSSSNTKSKDSSEKTLSGKRAGLSSASEMRREAEDLKRREDEKFRLIDNDRLGKGAATVFRDKKSGKIRDLADERKQKSEADKIKAQEEEKFRQWGKGLKQIEKQSEKLNEALHEADKPLARYRDDEDLDQMLKDMDRAEDPMLAFIKKKKSKSTGPTKAEKTRYKGPAPPPNRFGILPGYRWDGVNRSNGFEKQVYAKQAETRATADAAYKWSVEDM encoded by the exons ATGGCTGCGCCCATTAAGGCTGATTATCTCAAAAAGTATTTATCCGAGAATGCTGAgcagaaaaagaaaaagaaaagacCAAAAGTACCAGGGATTCCAGCTAAAATAATAAA GTCACgaattgttgatgatgatgttgacttTAAGTCCTTACTTCCTGAAAATCTATCCAATACATTGGATGATGATGTAGGCGACAATGATCCAACTGTTGCTGATGTGATTGATGAGCGTCCAGAGAGTGTTCAAATCTTAGAAAAGTATAGGAAATCTGGAACATGGAAAGTAATGGGAGATG ATTCAATGAAGGTAGGACCAAATGGTGGTCTGTCAACtaaagaaagtgaaaacaactCAGATTCAGAGCGAAATTCATACAGGAGAAGAAGATATGATTCAGAATCTGACCAATCACCACCAGGGAAAAAGAGACATGATTCAGATTCTGACCAATCACCACCAAGGAAAAAGAGACATGATTCAGATTCTGACCAATCACCACCTAGAAAAGAGAGACATGAATCAGACTCTGACCAATCACCACCTAGAAAAAAGAAACATGATTCAGATTCTGACCAATCACCACCAAGGAAAAAGAGACATGATTCAGATTCTGACCAATCACCACCAAGGAAAAAGAAACATGATTCAGATTCTGACCAATCACCACCTAGAAAAAAGAGACTTGATTCAGATTCTGACACATCACCTCACAAGAAAAAGATTGAACAAGCTAGATCTAGTAGCAACACAAAGTCTAAAGACAGTTCAGAGAAAACATTATCAGGAAAGAGAGCTGGTTTAAGTTCAGCCAGTGAGATGAGAAGAGAGGCTGAAGACTTAAAGAGACGTGAAGATGAAAAATTTAGACTG ATTGACAATGACAGACTTGGAAAGGGGGCCGCTACAGTGTTCCGAGACAAAAAGTCGGGGAAAATCCGTGACCTTGCAGACGAAAGGAAACAGAAGTCTGAAGCAGACAAAATCAAGGCTCAAGAAGAGGAAAAATTTAGACAATGGGGAAAAGG ACTGAAGCAGATTGAGAAGCAATCAGAGAAGTTAAATGAGGCCCTTCATGAAGCTGATAAGCCCTTGGCCCGCTACCGTGACGACGAAGATCTCGACCAAATGCTGAAGGATATGGACAGAGCAGAAGATCCTATGCtggcatttattaaaaaaaagaagtcaAAATCAACCGGACCAACAAAAg CTGAGAAGACTCGCTATAAAGGCCCAGCACCGCCTCCCAACAGGTTTGGCATCCTGCCAGGATATCGATGGGACGGCGTGAACAGGTCTAATGGCTTCGAGAAACAGGTGTACGCCAAACAAGCAGAGACACGGGCCACTGCTGACGCCGCCTACAAGTGGAGCGTAGAGGACATGTGA
- the LOC127863718 gene encoding BUD13 homolog isoform X4: MAAPIKADYLKKYLSENAEQKKKKKRPKVPGIPAKIIKSRIVDDDVDFKSLLPENLSNTLDDDVGDNDPTVADVIDERPESVQILEKYRKSGTWKVMGDGEPIFFYSMKVGPNGGLSTKESENNSDSERNSYRRRRYDSESDQSPPGKKRHDSDSDQSPPRKKRHDSDSDQSPPRKKKHDSDSDQSPPRKKRHDSDSDQSPPRKKKHDSDSDQSPPRKKRLDSDSDTSPHKKKIEQARSSSNTKSKDSSEKTLSGKRAGLSSASEMRREAEDLKRREDEKFRLIDNDRLGKGAATVFRDKKSGKIRDLADERKQKSEADKIKAQEEEKFRQWGKGLKQIEKQSEKLNEALHEADKPLARYRDDEDLDQMLKDMDRAEDPMLAFIKKKKSKSTGPTKAEKTRYKGPAPPPNRFGILPGYRWDGVNRSNGFEKQVYAKQAETRATADAAYKWSVEDM; the protein is encoded by the exons ATGGCTGCGCCCATTAAGGCTGATTATCTCAAAAAGTATTTATCCGAGAATGCTGAgcagaaaaagaaaaagaaaagacCAAAAGTACCAGGGATTCCAGCTAAAATAATAAA GTCACgaattgttgatgatgatgttgacttTAAGTCCTTACTTCCTGAAAATCTATCCAATACATTGGATGATGATGTAGGCGACAATGATCCAACTGTTGCTGATGTGATTGATGAGCGTCCAGAGAGTGTTCAAATCTTAGAAAAGTATAGGAAATCTGGAACATGGAAAGTAATGGGAGATGGTGagccaattttttttt ATTCAATGAAGGTAGGACCAAATGGTGGTCTGTCAACtaaagaaagtgaaaacaactCAGATTCAGAGCGAAATTCATACAGGAGAAGAAGATATGATTCAGAATCTGACCAATCACCACCAGGGAAAAAGAGACATGATTCAGATTCTGACCAATCACCACCAAGGAAAAAGAGACATGATTCAGATTCTGACCAATCACCAC CTAGAAAAAAGAAACATGATTCAGATTCTGACCAATCACCACCAAGGAAAAAGAGACATGATTCAGATTCTGACCAATCACCACCAAGGAAAAAGAAACATGATTCAGATTCTGACCAATCACCACCTAGAAAAAAGAGACTTGATTCAGATTCTGACACATCACCTCACAAGAAAAAGATTGAACAAGCTAGATCTAGTAGCAACACAAAGTCTAAAGACAGTTCAGAGAAAACATTATCAGGAAAGAGAGCTGGTTTAAGTTCAGCCAGTGAGATGAGAAGAGAGGCTGAAGACTTAAAGAGACGTGAAGATGAAAAATTTAGACTG ATTGACAATGACAGACTTGGAAAGGGGGCCGCTACAGTGTTCCGAGACAAAAAGTCGGGGAAAATCCGTGACCTTGCAGACGAAAGGAAACAGAAGTCTGAAGCAGACAAAATCAAGGCTCAAGAAGAGGAAAAATTTAGACAATGGGGAAAAGG ACTGAAGCAGATTGAGAAGCAATCAGAGAAGTTAAATGAGGCCCTTCATGAAGCTGATAAGCCCTTGGCCCGCTACCGTGACGACGAAGATCTCGACCAAATGCTGAAGGATATGGACAGAGCAGAAGATCCTATGCtggcatttattaaaaaaaagaagtcaAAATCAACCGGACCAACAAAAg CTGAGAAGACTCGCTATAAAGGCCCAGCACCGCCTCCCAACAGGTTTGGCATCCTGCCAGGATATCGATGGGACGGCGTGAACAGGTCTAATGGCTTCGAGAAACAGGTGTACGCCAAACAAGCAGAGACACGGGCCACTGCTGACGCCGCCTACAAGTGGAGCGTAGAGGACATGTGA
- the LOC127863718 gene encoding BUD13 homolog isoform X6: protein MAAPIKADYLKKYLSENAEQKKKKKRPKVPGIPAKIIKSRIVDDDVDFKSLLPENLSNTLDDDVGDNDPTVADVIDERPESVQILEKYRKSGTWKVMGDGEPIFFYSMKVGPNGGLSTKESENNSDSERNSYRRRRYDSESDQSPPGKKRHDSDSDQSPPRKKRHDSDSDQSPPRKKRHDSDSDQSPPRKKKHDSDSDQSPPRKKRLDSDSDTSPHKKKIEQARSSSNTKSKDSSEKTLSGKRAGLSSASEMRREAEDLKRREDEKFRLIDNDRLGKGAATVFRDKKSGKIRDLADERKQKSEADKIKAQEEEKFRQWGKGLKQIEKQSEKLNEALHEADKPLARYRDDEDLDQMLKDMDRAEDPMLAFIKKKKSKSTGPTKAEKTRYKGPAPPPNRFGILPGYRWDGVNRSNGFEKQVYAKQAETRATADAAYKWSVEDM, encoded by the exons ATGGCTGCGCCCATTAAGGCTGATTATCTCAAAAAGTATTTATCCGAGAATGCTGAgcagaaaaagaaaaagaaaagacCAAAAGTACCAGGGATTCCAGCTAAAATAATAAA GTCACgaattgttgatgatgatgttgacttTAAGTCCTTACTTCCTGAAAATCTATCCAATACATTGGATGATGATGTAGGCGACAATGATCCAACTGTTGCTGATGTGATTGATGAGCGTCCAGAGAGTGTTCAAATCTTAGAAAAGTATAGGAAATCTGGAACATGGAAAGTAATGGGAGATGGTGagccaattttttttt ATTCAATGAAGGTAGGACCAAATGGTGGTCTGTCAACtaaagaaagtgaaaacaactCAGATTCAGAGCGAAATTCATACAGGAGAAGAAGATATGATTCAGAATCTGACCAATCACCACCAGGGAAAAAGAGACATGATTCAGATTCTGACCAATCACCACCAAGGAAAAAGAGACATGATTCAGATTCTGACCAATCACCAC CAAGGAAAAAGAGACATGATTCAGATTCTGACCAATCACCACCAAGGAAAAAGAAACATGATTCAGATTCTGACCAATCACCACCTAGAAAAAAGAGACTTGATTCAGATTCTGACACATCACCTCACAAGAAAAAGATTGAACAAGCTAGATCTAGTAGCAACACAAAGTCTAAAGACAGTTCAGAGAAAACATTATCAGGAAAGAGAGCTGGTTTAAGTTCAGCCAGTGAGATGAGAAGAGAGGCTGAAGACTTAAAGAGACGTGAAGATGAAAAATTTAGACTG ATTGACAATGACAGACTTGGAAAGGGGGCCGCTACAGTGTTCCGAGACAAAAAGTCGGGGAAAATCCGTGACCTTGCAGACGAAAGGAAACAGAAGTCTGAAGCAGACAAAATCAAGGCTCAAGAAGAGGAAAAATTTAGACAATGGGGAAAAGG ACTGAAGCAGATTGAGAAGCAATCAGAGAAGTTAAATGAGGCCCTTCATGAAGCTGATAAGCCCTTGGCCCGCTACCGTGACGACGAAGATCTCGACCAAATGCTGAAGGATATGGACAGAGCAGAAGATCCTATGCtggcatttattaaaaaaaagaagtcaAAATCAACCGGACCAACAAAAg CTGAGAAGACTCGCTATAAAGGCCCAGCACCGCCTCCCAACAGGTTTGGCATCCTGCCAGGATATCGATGGGACGGCGTGAACAGGTCTAATGGCTTCGAGAAACAGGTGTACGCCAAACAAGCAGAGACACGGGCCACTGCTGACGCCGCCTACAAGTGGAGCGTAGAGGACATGTGA